ctcaaaaagtgctactttacgtagctgtttagcgttcgcaaagttgctgtttgcgaactagtgctttttacttttccagctttttaaaaattaattctgaCCGTAATCGATACATCCACAATCCACAGTTCGTCCATATTGAACTAAAATACTTTGTTAACTGATGCCAACTTTTTTAATGACGTCGCGAAAGTAACAACACGTGCGGGAAACTTAGATAGGCAGAAGGAAATTACACCGCATTGACCGCTACCGGCAGCACAAACAATGGCAAAGGAAAACTATCAGTAATGAACATAGCCTTAGCTATGCTGAAGAAACcgttaaaataattaacggaATAGTCTCCTACAAACTCACAGAAGTTTCGCGCAGTCTGGTGGTCTACACGGACGCCCCATTCTTCTACAATTGAATTTTGGTCGAATCGAGACGATCATATACtctcaataaataaacaaagatGTAGGTGTATTTAGTTaaagttttttaataagtaaataatattaagtaaaaaatGCTATTTACATTATACCTTGCCGATCCAATAAATAAAGACTGTCATCTGTCAGGTATTATTGAAGTAAGAAGTTATTCTTAAGATGGGATTGCCGAGACGGCTATGGGGTTCTTTCGATTTGAACGGGGAATTACTGTGTGACTATTATTGTggatttcacaaaaaaataaaaatatgaaaaccgattatatcgcgtatattgaatttataatacatcccgacgtttcgaaccctttacagcgttcttagttttatttcatgagtaactatcgcggtaaccgaagacaatattattcacAAAAAAAGTTTATCGAGAATATAatcccttttgaaaagacacagTATATACACAAGTATTGTATTTGCGtgataaatgtatttttcctAATTTCTAAGTCCTGTTCAAAATCACAAGAAGTGCGACAgtatgtatacattttaatgtttaaaaaagtaaaaaacgaaAATGGCTGGACTAAAACTgcttaaatatttcaaaaacttgCTCCGCCCCCGCCCCCCTCTAAGACTCGCACTTTTGCTCGTTTTGCTCGTAGTATCTAAAGAACTCTTTATGTCTACCTAGTGTGACGAATGGGCAACAATTGAACATGGAGCATGGTCTGACATGTTCtaggccgattttttttaatttaatccaATAATCGTTATAAGCAATGATCTGTGAAAAACATTGATTAATCGACAAGCAAAGCTAGAGAACTAGGTATTTTACATCAAGAAATAATGACAGTAAGACTATTAATCATGATAATATGTGGCTTGAAATTAGTTATTGGGAAACAAGAAGGTTTCATAGTCGGAGGTGATTATGTTGATTCTGTCAAAGATTTCCCTCACGTCGCTGCTTTGTCGACAATTTATAGTGAGGGAGAAGATGAGGAGAGAGGGGAGGATTTTTGTGGATCGTCCATACTGagccaaaatattttgttaactGCTGCCCACTGCCTTGATAACGTCGTGAAAGTAACAGCATTTGTAGGAAGCTTAGACTGGAAGAGGGGAAAACTACACCGCATTGACCGCTACCAGCAGCACAAACAATGGGGTATAAACACTATCGGTAATGACATAGGCTTAGTTAGGCTGAAGAAACCGTTGTCATTCGGGAAGACAGTCAAGAGAGTGATATTAATGAAGAAACCGCCAAAAGCAAAAACAGCTGAATTGACTGGTTGGGGCGCAACTGACGTACGTCACCCTTCTGACACATTTTAATCATATATATAAGATGATAGTGGACGACCGTTTCTAtacaatttattgtatactAACCATAGCTAAAGAAAGAAAGGGACAAAGGTCTACCTTCCTCGAGCTCTTTTACTCGGCACGTGTTTTGGAGCCGAAAGTACAGTCTACTTTAATATCCGTCTCTGGCGTTGGCCACGTAGTTTACACAATATGCAATAGATAGCGCTGTTTTGCTTATACGTCTAAGGTTCATTAGAAATTATATGACTGAATTCACTGaatctttacttttgaaatccttattggtttaaatatttatttaaaataaagtaaaataagctTTTTTATAATAAGCCCTCAGTAAATTTCACATACTTGGAAAAAATCGACCCATGCCGCTGTGACCCCGGTGGTCGGGAGAGCGGCTTAGGCAcatgccgcgatagcagagggaCGCTTGTTGGATTCCAGCCCAGGGAACTGGAGGCCATGGCCAATGTTTCTTCGTATATGTCCTTTATTTCCTTAAGatcgtattcccatcttaaaggccggcaacgcacttacaacccctctggtgttgcgggtgtccatgggcggcggtaatcgcttaccatcaggtgatccgtctgctcgtttgcctcctatttcataaaaaaaaaattagttaaatataagtaatttataCTTATCtgcaaatatgtaggtatatactagT
This DNA window, taken from Cydia strobilella chromosome 4, ilCydStro3.1, whole genome shotgun sequence, encodes the following:
- the LOC134740934 gene encoding hypodermin-A-like translates to MIICGLKLVIGKQEGFIVGGDYVDSVKDFPHVAALSTIYSEGEDEERGEDFCGSSILSQNILLTAAHCLDNVVKVTAFVGSLDWKRGKLHRIDRYQQHKQWGINTIGNDIGLVRLKKPLSFGKTVKRVILMKKPPKAKTAELTGWGATDVVDRNQYNLLKHTKLRLWTLEECRKVLTMAPNGTICGGEKKAKKNFAYYGDSGSGLLVNKNIIIGIVSFGNQAAARSLGVYTDVSYFYDWILVQSRRLACSP